In Rubrivirga marina, the following are encoded in one genomic region:
- a CDS encoding NAD(P)/FAD-dependent oxidoreductase, whose amino-acid sequence MATVSLWQRPARVEADVAIVGGGVIGTATAWALRRLAPDLRVAILEAERLAHGASGRNAGFLLLGTASDYASAVEQYGRDAARQIWAFTAEAFRLAAEVGEAEDVGFAHTGSVIAAASDTDAARLRRSRALLAEDGVETQWWDEADIDDEMGGLGFPGALFVPEGGAIDPARLVRALARLSDAQVYENWRVEGVESEGGRVRLVAEGGGEAVADRVLLATNAFLPRLLPGLSHVVRPVRAQMLATAPAPPTLDAPVYSHEGYFYVRQRADGRVLLGGARHLHRDAEVGYDDATTEALQASLGDYLATHFPTLAGVPVERRWSGTMGFSPDGLPCLGAVPGVPGARFAAGFTGHGMGYALRFGVLAARTLLGESDDALDLFHADRLMSG is encoded by the coding sequence ATGGCGACCGTCTCGCTCTGGCAGCGGCCCGCGCGTGTCGAGGCCGACGTCGCGATCGTCGGCGGCGGCGTCATCGGAACGGCGACGGCGTGGGCGCTCCGCCGACTCGCCCCCGACCTCCGCGTCGCGATCCTCGAGGCCGAGCGGCTGGCGCATGGGGCGAGCGGCCGGAACGCAGGGTTCTTGCTGCTCGGCACGGCGTCAGATTACGCGTCTGCGGTCGAGCAGTACGGCCGCGACGCCGCGCGGCAGATCTGGGCGTTCACGGCCGAGGCCTTCCGCCTCGCCGCCGAGGTGGGCGAGGCCGAGGACGTGGGATTCGCGCACACGGGGTCTGTTATTGCAGCTGCGTCCGACACAGACGCTGCCCGCCTTCGCCGGTCCCGTGCGCTGCTGGCGGAGGACGGAGTGGAGACCCAGTGGTGGGACGAGGCCGACATCGACGACGAGATGGGTGGATTGGGGTTTCCTGGCGCTCTGTTCGTGCCGGAGGGCGGAGCCATCGACCCGGCCCGACTCGTGCGCGCGCTGGCGAGGCTGAGCGACGCCCAGGTCTACGAGAACTGGCGGGTTGAGGGCGTCGAGTCCGAGGGCGGGCGCGTTCGGCTGGTGGCGGAGGGCGGGGGAGAGGCGGTCGCCGACCGCGTCCTCCTGGCGACGAACGCCTTTCTGCCCCGACTGCTGCCCGGCCTCTCACACGTCGTACGGCCCGTCCGCGCGCAGATGCTGGCGACGGCGCCCGCCCCGCCGACGCTCGACGCGCCCGTCTACTCGCACGAGGGCTACTTCTACGTCCGCCAACGGGCCGACGGCCGCGTGCTCCTCGGCGGCGCCCGCCACCTCCACCGCGACGCCGAGGTGGGCTATGACGACGCGACGACCGAGGCGCTTCAGGCGAGCCTGGGCGACTACCTCGCCACCCACTTCCCCACGCTGGCGGGCGTCCCGGTCGAGCGCCGCTGGTCCGGCACGATGGGGTTCAGCCCCGACGGCCTGCCCTGTCTCGGCGCCGTCCCGGGCGTTCCCGGCGCCCGGTTCGCCGCCGGCTTCACGGGCCACGGGATGGGCTACGCCCTCCGCTTCGGCGTTCTCGCCGCCCGGACGCTCCTCGGCGAATCCGACGACGCCCTCGATCTGTTCCATGCCGACCGGTTGATGAGCGGATGA
- a CDS encoding MDR family oxidoreductase: MPRALVLQSAADPEPTVTEVDRADLPDGDVLLDVLHSSLNYKDGLAVTGKGKIVRGDFPFVPGIDVAGTVAESASDAWQAGDRVVLTGWGTGEDRWGGFAEQARSSAEHLVALPDGLSAEDAMWIGTAGFTAMLSVLALEDHGVDAGDGPIAVTGASGGVGSIATALLAAAGYEVHAVTGTETAHDYLRGLGASEILGREALSDDAGGPMQKGVWAGAVDSVGGTTLATLLAQSKRHACVAACGLAGGPSLNTTVFPFILRGVTLAGIDSNTAPTALREEAWSRLAEAVRTGALADVKRTVIGLGDVPEWSERIVAGETVGRVVVDVRR; this comes from the coding sequence ATGCCTCGCGCCCTCGTCCTCCAGTCCGCCGCCGACCCGGAGCCCACCGTCACCGAGGTGGACCGGGCCGATCTCCCCGACGGCGACGTGCTCCTCGACGTCTTGCACTCCAGCCTCAACTACAAGGACGGACTGGCCGTCACGGGGAAGGGGAAGATCGTCCGCGGTGACTTCCCGTTCGTGCCGGGCATCGACGTGGCCGGGACCGTGGCCGAGTCCGCCTCGGACGCGTGGCAGGCCGGCGACCGCGTCGTGCTGACGGGGTGGGGTACCGGGGAGGACCGCTGGGGCGGGTTCGCGGAACAGGCCCGCTCGTCGGCCGAGCACCTCGTTGCGCTCCCCGACGGCCTCTCGGCCGAGGACGCGATGTGGATCGGGACGGCCGGCTTCACCGCCATGCTGAGCGTGCTCGCCCTCGAGGACCACGGCGTCGACGCCGGCGACGGGCCGATCGCGGTGACCGGCGCCTCTGGCGGCGTCGGGTCCATCGCGACGGCGCTGCTGGCGGCGGCCGGCTACGAGGTCCACGCCGTGACCGGGACCGAGACCGCACACGACTACCTCCGCGGGCTCGGGGCGAGCGAGATCCTCGGCCGCGAGGCGCTCTCCGACGACGCGGGCGGACCGATGCAGAAGGGGGTCTGGGCGGGTGCCGTCGACTCGGTCGGCGGGACGACGCTGGCGACGCTCCTCGCCCAATCAAAGCGGCACGCGTGCGTCGCCGCCTGCGGCCTCGCGGGCGGGCCGAGCCTGAACACGACCGTCTTCCCCTTCATCCTCCGCGGCGTCACGCTCGCCGGCATCGACTCGAACACCGCGCCGACGGCGCTCCGCGAGGAGGCCTGGAGCCGGCTGGCAGAGGCCGTCCGCACCGGCGCCCTCGCGGACGTGAAGCGGACCGTGATCGGCCTCGGCGACGTCCCCGAGTGGAGCGAGCGGATCGTGGCAGGCGAGACCGTCGGCCGCGTCGTCGTCGACGTCCGCCGCTGA
- a CDS encoding DUF1990 family protein produces the protein MADDPFWHRAVPRRPDWRRYHDRLDAVREARYNFELSDDHEYSEADGWRLDHHEAELPPEPPGPPLPPDDARASFAIACDLVRHYAFPDPRLITGIFSPDDPLPGRPMLLRARFLGVSFWFGVRVGDEIDEVRTTDAGPVHAYGFDYATLEGHFEMGQITFEIRKTERTGAVDFHIDAFSKPDRIRNPFYRIGFKLFGRHLQLKFARSAKERMQRFVREELEARAKGRPATPHETVEPTRPDAEAAEQMASTLEE, from the coding sequence ATGGCTGACGATCCGTTCTGGCACCGCGCCGTCCCCCGCCGGCCCGACTGGCGGCGCTACCACGACCGCCTCGACGCGGTCCGCGAGGCCCGCTACAACTTCGAGCTGTCGGACGACCACGAGTACTCCGAGGCCGACGGGTGGCGGCTCGATCACCACGAGGCCGAGCTTCCGCCCGAGCCGCCAGGCCCGCCGCTCCCCCCGGACGACGCGCGCGCCTCGTTCGCCATCGCCTGCGATCTCGTCCGCCACTACGCCTTCCCCGACCCCAGGCTCATCACGGGCATCTTCTCGCCCGACGACCCGCTCCCCGGCCGGCCTATGCTCCTCCGGGCGCGGTTCCTCGGCGTCTCGTTCTGGTTCGGCGTCCGCGTCGGCGACGAGATCGACGAGGTCCGGACGACCGACGCCGGCCCGGTCCACGCCTACGGGTTCGACTACGCGACGCTCGAGGGCCACTTCGAGATGGGCCAGATCACGTTCGAGATCCGGAAAACGGAGCGGACGGGCGCCGTCGACTTCCACATCGACGCGTTCTCGAAGCCTGACCGGATCCGCAACCCGTTCTACCGCATCGGCTTCAAGCTCTTCGGGAGGCACCTCCAGCTCAAGTTCGCCCGGTCGGCCAAGGAGCGGATGCAGCGGTTCGTGAGGGAAGAGCTGGAGGCCCGCGCGAAGGGGCGGCCCGCGACGCCGCACGAGACGGTGGAGCCCACCCGGCCCGATGCCGAGGCGGCCGAGCAGATGGCGAGCACGCTGGAGGAGTAG
- the gcvT gene encoding glycine cleavage system aminomethyltransferase GcvT, whose protein sequence is MTDAPLRTTPLHDRHLAAGAKMAPFGGWDMPIQYTGILDEHRAVREAAGLFDVSHMGEFRVRGPSALALVQRLVTNDVSKLSDGQAQYAVLCHEAGGAVDDLLVYRLADDDVLLVVNAANIEGDWAHVSTEAERAGLDATLENESDDWALLALQGPTAFDVFQRATGLDVSNVPYYHFRPMDTGAVFGAERAIVSHTGYTGESGLELYLSPEAAGRAWDALVEAGATPAGLGARDTLRLEAGYCLYGHELDPDTTPLEAGLGWVVKPDAADFVGRDALAQQKADRIPRKLVGLVVEGRGIPRAGYPIVDRDENEIGIVTSGSQSPTLGKGVALGFVPNDPAYTALGTELGVSVRGRVLPAVVTKPPFHKAS, encoded by the coding sequence ATGACCGACGCCCCCCTCCGCACCACCCCACTCCACGACCGGCACCTCGCCGCGGGCGCCAAGATGGCCCCGTTCGGCGGCTGGGACATGCCCATCCAGTACACCGGCATCCTCGACGAGCACCGCGCCGTCCGCGAGGCGGCCGGGCTGTTCGACGTGAGCCACATGGGCGAGTTCAGGGTCCGCGGGCCGAGCGCGCTCGCGCTCGTCCAGCGGCTCGTGACGAACGACGTATCGAAGCTGTCGGACGGCCAGGCGCAGTACGCTGTGCTCTGCCACGAGGCCGGCGGCGCCGTCGACGACCTCCTCGTCTACCGCCTCGCCGACGACGACGTGCTTCTCGTCGTCAACGCGGCCAACATCGAGGGCGACTGGGCCCACGTCTCGACCGAGGCGGAGCGGGCCGGGCTCGACGCGACGCTGGAGAACGAGTCGGACGACTGGGCGCTCCTCGCACTCCAGGGACCGACGGCGTTCGATGTGTTCCAGAGGGCGACGGGCCTCGACGTCTCGAACGTCCCCTACTACCACTTCCGGCCGATGGACACCGGTGCGGTGTTCGGCGCCGAGCGGGCGATCGTCTCGCACACCGGCTACACGGGGGAGTCGGGACTGGAGCTCTACCTCTCCCCGGAGGCCGCCGGCCGCGCGTGGGATGCGCTCGTCGAGGCGGGGGCGACGCCGGCCGGGCTCGGCGCTCGCGACACGCTCCGCCTGGAGGCGGGCTACTGCCTCTATGGGCACGAGCTCGACCCCGACACGACGCCGCTGGAGGCGGGCCTCGGCTGGGTCGTCAAGCCCGACGCCGCCGACTTCGTGGGCCGCGACGCGCTCGCCCAGCAGAAGGCCGACAGGATCCCGCGCAAGCTGGTCGGCCTGGTGGTCGAGGGCCGAGGGATTCCCCGCGCCGGGTACCCGATCGTGGACCGCGACGAGAACGAGATCGGCATCGTCACGAGCGGGAGCCAGTCGCCGACGCTCGGGAAGGGCGTCGCGCTCGGGTTCGTACCGAACGACCCGGCCTACACGGCCCTGGGCACGGAGCTCGGCGTCTCGGTCCGCGGACGCGTGCTGCCGGCGGTCGTGACGAAGCCGCCGTTCCACAAGGCCTCGTGA
- the serC gene encoding 3-phosphoserine/phosphohydroxythreonine transaminase, with translation MLDRPVTYDTPPADLNLRQNNFSAGPGALPTEVLEEVRDDFPVFAGLGASIVEVSHRSGAYTEIHERAKSRLASLLGLGDDWHVLFLQGGASMQFHQVPLNLMPRGGTVSYLDTGSWSAKAIKEAEIVARDRDGTVTVAASSRDADYTYIPRPSEWTVDPEAAYLHFTSNNTIYGTQFHEEPICDVPLVCDMSSDFLSRPIDPKKYGLIYAGAQKNIGPAGVTAVLVRDDVLQSRAEGLPTMLDYGTHAAKLFNTPPVFAIYIVDKVLGWVERQGGLKGMVERNEAKVSRLYGALDASDFYRPTVREDSRSHMNVTFRLPNEDLEARFIQDAAREGLLALKGYRTVGGVRASIYNAVEPRSVELLVEFMRRFEAAYG, from the coding sequence ATGCTCGACCGCCCCGTCACGTACGACACGCCGCCGGCCGACCTCAACCTCCGCCAGAACAACTTCTCCGCCGGCCCCGGCGCGCTGCCGACCGAGGTGCTGGAGGAGGTCCGCGACGACTTCCCCGTGTTCGCCGGCCTCGGCGCCTCGATCGTCGAGGTCAGCCACCGCTCGGGCGCCTACACCGAGATCCACGAGCGGGCGAAGTCCCGGCTGGCGTCGCTCCTCGGGCTCGGCGACGACTGGCACGTCCTGTTCCTCCAGGGCGGCGCGTCGATGCAGTTCCACCAGGTGCCCCTCAACCTGATGCCGCGGGGCGGGACCGTGAGCTACCTCGACACAGGCTCCTGGAGCGCGAAGGCCATCAAGGAGGCCGAGATCGTGGCCCGCGACCGCGACGGCACGGTCACCGTCGCCGCCAGCAGCCGCGACGCGGACTACACGTACATCCCGCGGCCCTCGGAGTGGACTGTCGACCCCGAGGCGGCCTACCTCCACTTCACGAGCAACAACACGATCTACGGCACCCAATTCCACGAGGAGCCGATCTGCGACGTCCCGCTCGTGTGCGACATGTCGTCGGACTTCCTCAGCCGACCGATCGACCCTAAGAAATACGGGCTGATCTACGCCGGGGCGCAGAAGAACATCGGCCCAGCTGGAGTCACCGCGGTCCTCGTCCGCGACGACGTGCTCCAGTCGCGCGCCGAGGGGCTCCCGACGATGCTCGACTACGGGACGCACGCGGCCAAGCTGTTCAACACGCCGCCGGTGTTCGCGATCTACATCGTCGACAAGGTGCTCGGGTGGGTCGAGCGGCAAGGGGGCCTCAAGGGGATGGTCGAGCGGAACGAGGCCAAGGTGAGCCGGCTCTACGGCGCCCTCGACGCGAGCGACTTCTACCGGCCAACGGTTCGGGAGGACAGCCGCTCCCACATGAACGTCACGTTCCGCCTGCCCAACGAGGACCTCGAGGCGCGATTCATTCAGGACGCCGCTCGCGAAGGGCTCCTCGCCCTCAAGGGCTACCGTACCGTCGGTGGCGTCCGGGCGTCGATCTACAACGCCGTCGAGCCCCGCTCGGTCGAGCTGCTGGTCGAGTTCATGCGCCGGTTCGAGGCGGCGTATGGCTAA
- a CDS encoding 2-phosphosulfolactate phosphatase: MSLSVALSPAGLDAEAFDGRAVLVVDVLRASTTVVTALQNGARAVIPVADKGEAGRLAATLDRDVSVLGGERGGEKLAGFALGNSPREYTEAAVAGKTVVLTTTNGTAALVRARGAARLAMGALVNAGASAAFLHRALDDGLDAVVLCAGWEGRVSLEDALCAGLLVDRLIDHPSAPPLNDGARIAHGLYRGARDDLARALFGADHTRRLVALGAGDDVALCARLDASDVLPVYRDNRLVADAA, encoded by the coding sequence GTGAGCCTCTCCGTCGCCCTCTCGCCGGCCGGGCTCGACGCCGAGGCGTTCGACGGCCGCGCGGTCCTCGTGGTCGACGTCCTCCGCGCCTCGACGACGGTCGTGACGGCGCTCCAGAACGGCGCCCGCGCCGTGATCCCCGTGGCCGACAAGGGCGAGGCTGGCCGCCTCGCGGCGACGCTCGACCGGGACGTGTCCGTCCTCGGCGGCGAGCGAGGCGGCGAGAAGCTGGCCGGGTTCGCGCTCGGCAACTCCCCCCGCGAGTACACCGAGGCGGCCGTGGCCGGCAAGACGGTCGTGCTGACGACGACGAACGGGACGGCCGCGCTCGTCCGGGCGCGCGGCGCGGCTCGACTGGCGATGGGCGCGCTCGTCAACGCGGGGGCGTCCGCCGCCTTCCTCCATCGCGCGCTGGACGACGGGCTCGACGCCGTGGTCCTCTGCGCCGGCTGGGAGGGGCGCGTCTCGCTCGAAGACGCCCTCTGCGCGGGTCTCCTGGTGGACCGCCTCATCGACCACCCGTCGGCCCCGCCGCTCAACGACGGCGCGCGGATCGCGCACGGCCTCTACCGCGGCGCCCGCGACGACCTGGCTCGCGCCCTCTTCGGCGCCGACCACACCCGGCGCCTCGTCGCCCTCGGCGCCGGCGACGACGTGGCCCTCTGCGCCCGCCTCGACGCCTCCGACGTGCTGCCCGTCTACCGCGACAATCGGCTCGTCGCCGACGCGGCCTAA
- a CDS encoding DUF1990 family protein — protein MTRRTRAILISSASLTAGAALGTWLWKRWGYPVRAVERDVPKAPDPPPTAAPHGERELQPEEAGVGPRFHRRYEVDVERTTKSPEELMSCIGQDIQHYVPDEIATFEKTTGQEGRLAVGDEFDIHIRSPWDGPVRVVEVEPRRFTLATLDGHMEAGQIRFEAGDHPTEAGALRFSIESWARSRDGAVDFVYDGLGLAKKAQQGMWTFFCERVAEDCGQKMEEVRVLTEREETDDEDDG, from the coding sequence ATGACGCGCCGCACCCGTGCCATCCTCATCTCCTCCGCCTCGCTGACCGCAGGCGCTGCGCTCGGCACGTGGCTGTGGAAGCGGTGGGGCTACCCCGTTCGCGCCGTCGAACGCGACGTGCCGAAGGCGCCCGACCCGCCGCCGACGGCGGCCCCGCACGGCGAGCGTGAGCTCCAGCCCGAGGAGGCCGGCGTCGGTCCACGGTTCCACCGGCGGTACGAGGTCGACGTCGAGCGGACGACGAAGTCGCCGGAGGAGCTGATGTCGTGCATCGGCCAGGACATCCAGCACTACGTGCCGGACGAGATCGCCACGTTCGAGAAGACGACCGGGCAGGAGGGACGGCTCGCCGTCGGGGACGAGTTCGACATCCACATCCGGTCGCCGTGGGACGGGCCGGTCCGCGTGGTCGAGGTCGAGCCGCGGCGGTTCACGCTGGCCACGCTCGACGGGCACATGGAGGCCGGCCAGATCCGGTTCGAGGCGGGCGATCACCCGACCGAGGCGGGCGCCCTCCGCTTCTCCATCGAGTCGTGGGCCCGGAGCCGAGACGGCGCCGTCGACTTCGTCTACGACGGGCTCGGGCTCGCCAAGAAGGCCCAGCAGGGCATGTGGACGTTCTTCTGCGAGCGCGTCGCCGAGGACTGCGGCCAAAAGATGGAGGAGGTCCGCGTCCTCACGGAGCGCGAGGAGACCGACGACGAAGACGATGGCTGA
- a CDS encoding nuclear transport factor 2 family protein has translation MRLAPLALAALIALPVAAQDTPEAAVQATITQLFDGMRAKDTTAIRATLHPEARLMTTVNRDGQRSVQEAPIGQFLASIAGAPVDLDEQIPDDYPVMVDHGLAVAWTPYEFYAGGEFSHCGTNAFLLALGDDGWQVVQIMDTRRRECESE, from the coding sequence ATGCGTCTCGCTCCGCTCGCGCTCGCCGCGCTCATCGCCCTCCCCGTCGCCGCCCAGGACACGCCCGAGGCGGCCGTCCAGGCCACCATCACGCAGCTCTTCGACGGGATGCGCGCCAAGGACACGACGGCCATCCGCGCCACCCTCCACCCCGAGGCCCGACTGATGACGACCGTCAACCGCGACGGCCAGCGGTCCGTGCAGGAGGCCCCGATCGGCCAGTTCCTGGCCTCCATCGCCGGAGCGCCCGTCGACCTCGACGAGCAGATCCCCGACGACTACCCCGTGATGGTCGACCACGGCCTCGCCGTCGCGTGGACGCCCTACGAGTTCTACGCCGGCGGCGAGTTCAGCCACTGCGGCACCAACGCGTTCCTCCTCGCCCTCGGCGACGACGGGTGGCAGGTCGTCCAGATCATGGACACGCGCCGCCGCGAGTGCGAGTCGGAATAG
- a CDS encoding Bax inhibitor-1/YccA family protein gives MDLTYRTPVAALGDDARAAFLTRTYAHLLGAILLFALIEVFLFTSGLAYPMAQAMLGVSWLLVLGGFVIVSWFASSAAARAESKAAQYGALGAFVLAEAVIFVPLLVMAELSVGGGVIASAAWVTLLGFSALTAIVFFTGKDFSFLGGILKWAFVLALVAIVAGVLFGFNLGTWFSVAMIGLAGAAILYDTSKVLHHYPEDRYVSAALELFASMALMFWYVLRLFMSRD, from the coding sequence ATGGACCTCACCTATCGCACCCCGGTCGCCGCGCTCGGCGACGACGCCCGGGCCGCGTTCCTCACGCGGACCTACGCGCACCTCCTGGGTGCCATCCTGCTGTTCGCGCTCATCGAGGTGTTCCTCTTCACCTCGGGCCTCGCGTACCCGATGGCCCAGGCGATGCTCGGCGTCAGCTGGCTCCTCGTGCTCGGCGGGTTCGTCATCGTGAGCTGGTTCGCGTCGTCTGCGGCGGCGCGGGCCGAGTCGAAGGCGGCGCAGTACGGCGCGCTCGGCGCGTTCGTGCTCGCCGAGGCCGTCATCTTCGTCCCGCTCCTCGTCATGGCCGAGCTCTCGGTCGGCGGCGGCGTGATCGCGAGCGCGGCGTGGGTCACGCTCCTCGGCTTCTCGGCGCTCACGGCCATCGTGTTCTTCACCGGCAAGGACTTCTCGTTCCTCGGCGGCATCCTCAAGTGGGCGTTCGTCCTGGCCCTCGTCGCGATCGTGGCCGGCGTGCTGTTCGGGTTCAACCTCGGCACGTGGTTCTCGGTCGCCATGATCGGCCTGGCCGGCGCGGCGATCCTCTACGACACGTCGAAGGTGCTCCACCATTATCCCGAGGACCGCTACGTCTCGGCCGCGCTCGAGCTCTTTGCCTCTATGGCGCTGATGTTCTGGTACGTCCTGCGCCTCTTCATGAGCCGCGACTAG
- the topA gene encoding type I DNA topoisomerase, producing the protein MKRLVVVESPTKARTIRKFLPPGYQVEASMGHVRDLPSSASEIPKAVKKEKWARLGVNVEEGFEPLYVVPADKKKVVKQLKDALKDADELYLATDEDREGESIGWHLLEVLKPKVPVRRMVFHEITKEAILKALDQTRELDTRLVDAQEARRVLDRLVGYSVSPVLWKKIAPKLSAGRVQSVAVRVLVEREWERLDFISASYFDLSATLEQGAVPFEAKMTHLGEDRLATGKDFDEKTGKLKDQSDALVLGEEQATGLASRLKDAAWRISEVEQKKARRSPAAPFITSTLQQEANRKLGMSARRTMQTAQKLYEQGHITYMRTDSPILSTEAVVAARGAVEARYGKEYLSPKPRQYSGKVRNAQEAHEAIRPAGTAMKTRDELRLSGDEGKLYDLIWKRTVASQMAEARLLRTRATILAAEGTDDESTFRATGQVIEFPGFFRAYVEGKDDPTAALDDRDSPLPPLVEGDTPGCKAVDAVGHETKPPSRYTDASLVQALEKAGVGRPSTYASIIDTVVRRGYVIRNGNQLVPTFTGMATTNLLAKNFDRLVDTDFTARMEEELDEIADGTEERRPYLERFFNGPEGLEKKVEAGVETIDPREISTMRHVKWGDYEVRVGRYGPYAAAPDGSTASLPPEQAPADLTEADIAGLIDANDDERPLGIHPEAEMPVLLKSGPYGPYVQLGDDEEKKPKRTSLPKGTEPGDVDLDLAVQLLNLPRTLGEHPETGNPIKANIGRYGPYVQHERTFASLKPAEGDNVLTVELDRALELIAQKRQKSAPLRTLGAHPTSGKPIDVFEGRYGPYVKHEKTNATIPKDMDKDEITLEQAVELVNAKAAKGGSKKGRKKKAS; encoded by the coding sequence ATGAAGCGCCTCGTCGTCGTCGAGTCCCCCACGAAGGCCCGCACGATCCGCAAGTTCCTCCCGCCCGGTTACCAGGTCGAGGCCTCGATGGGCCACGTCCGCGACCTCCCGTCGTCGGCCTCCGAGATCCCGAAGGCCGTCAAGAAGGAGAAATGGGCCCGCCTCGGCGTGAATGTGGAGGAAGGCTTCGAACCGCTCTACGTCGTCCCCGCCGACAAGAAGAAGGTCGTCAAGCAGCTCAAGGACGCGCTCAAGGACGCCGACGAGCTGTACCTCGCGACGGATGAGGACCGCGAGGGCGAGTCGATCGGGTGGCACCTCCTGGAGGTGTTGAAGCCGAAGGTGCCGGTTCGCCGGATGGTGTTCCACGAGATCACGAAGGAGGCCATCCTCAAGGCGCTCGACCAGACGCGCGAGCTCGACACGCGCCTCGTCGACGCCCAGGAGGCGCGCCGCGTCCTCGACCGGCTCGTGGGCTACTCCGTGTCGCCCGTCCTCTGGAAGAAGATCGCCCCGAAGCTCTCGGCCGGGCGCGTCCAGTCGGTCGCGGTTCGCGTTCTTGTGGAGCGCGAGTGGGAGCGGCTCGACTTCATCTCGGCCAGCTACTTCGACCTCTCGGCCACGCTGGAGCAGGGCGCCGTCCCGTTCGAGGCGAAGATGACCCACCTCGGCGAGGACCGGCTCGCCACGGGCAAGGACTTCGACGAGAAGACCGGGAAGCTCAAGGACCAGAGCGACGCGCTCGTACTCGGGGAGGAGCAGGCCACCGGGCTGGCGTCCCGTCTCAAGGACGCGGCGTGGCGCATCTCGGAAGTCGAGCAGAAAAAGGCCCGCCGCTCGCCTGCCGCGCCGTTCATCACCTCCACGCTCCAGCAGGAGGCCAACCGGAAGCTGGGCATGAGCGCCCGGCGGACGATGCAGACGGCCCAAAAGCTCTACGAGCAGGGCCACATCACGTACATGCGGACCGACTCGCCGATCCTCTCGACCGAGGCGGTCGTGGCGGCCCGCGGCGCCGTCGAGGCGCGCTATGGCAAGGAGTACCTCTCGCCGAAGCCGCGCCAGTACTCGGGCAAAGTCCGCAACGCGCAGGAGGCGCACGAGGCCATCCGCCCGGCCGGCACCGCGATGAAGACGCGCGACGAGCTCCGGCTCTCGGGCGACGAGGGCAAGCTCTACGACCTCATCTGGAAACGGACAGTCGCCAGCCAGATGGCGGAGGCCCGGCTCCTCCGCACGCGCGCCACGATCCTCGCCGCCGAGGGCACCGACGACGAGTCGACGTTCCGGGCGACCGGCCAGGTCATCGAGTTCCCGGGCTTCTTCCGGGCCTACGTCGAGGGCAAGGACGACCCGACGGCCGCGCTCGACGACCGCGACAGCCCGCTCCCGCCGCTCGTCGAGGGCGACACGCCAGGCTGCAAGGCCGTCGACGCCGTCGGCCATGAGACGAAGCCGCCGTCGCGCTACACCGACGCCTCGCTCGTCCAGGCCCTCGAGAAGGCCGGCGTCGGGCGGCCGTCGACGTACGCGTCGATCATCGACACGGTCGTCCGCCGCGGGTACGTCATCCGCAATGGCAACCAGCTCGTCCCGACGTTTACCGGGATGGCGACGACGAACCTGCTGGCGAAGAACTTCGACCGGCTCGTCGACACCGACTTTACGGCGCGGATGGAGGAGGAGCTCGACGAGATCGCCGATGGGACCGAGGAGCGCCGGCCGTACCTCGAGCGGTTCTTCAACGGGCCGGAGGGCCTCGAGAAGAAGGTCGAGGCGGGCGTCGAGACCATCGACCCCCGGGAGATCTCGACGATGCGCCACGTCAAGTGGGGCGATTACGAGGTGCGCGTCGGCCGCTACGGGCCGTATGCGGCGGCGCCCGACGGCTCGACGGCATCGCTCCCGCCGGAGCAGGCGCCGGCCGACCTCACCGAGGCCGACATCGCCGGGCTCATCGACGCCAACGACGACGAGCGCCCGCTCGGCATCCACCCGGAGGCCGAGATGCCGGTCCTCCTCAAGTCCGGCCCATACGGCCCCTACGTCCAGCTCGGCGACGACGAGGAGAAGAAGCCGAAGCGGACGTCGCTGCCCAAGGGCACTGAGCCCGGCGACGTCGACCTCGACCTGGCCGTCCAACTCCTCAACCTCCCGCGGACGCTCGGTGAGCACCCGGAGACGGGCAACCCGATCAAGGCGAACATCGGCCGGTATGGACCCTATGTCCAGCACGAGCGGACCTTCGCCAGCCTCAAACCGGCCGAGGGCGACAACGTCCTGACCGTCGAGTTGGACCGCGCGCTCGAACTCATTGCGCAGAAGCGCCAGAAGTCGGCCCCGCTTCGGACGCTCGGCGCGCACCCGACCTCGGGCAAGCCGATCGACGTCTTCGAGGGCCGCTACGGCCCGTACGTTAAGCACGAGAAGACGAACGCGACGATCCCGAAGGACATGGACAAGGACGAGATCACGCTCGAGCAGGCCGTGGAGCTCGTCAACGCGAAGGCCGCCAAGGGCGGCTCGAAGAAGGGCCGCAAGAAGAAGGCGTCCTAG
- a CDS encoding DUF1328 family protein, producing the protein MAGSLFSVFIVLAVVALVAALLGFRGVAGLSANFAKIALVAAVILFVLAFIF; encoded by the coding sequence ATGGCTGGCAGCCTCTTTTCTGTCTTCATCGTCCTCGCGGTCGTCGCGCTCGTCGCGGCGCTCCTCGGCTTCCGCGGGGTTGCCGGACTCTCGGCGAACTTCGCCAAGATCGCCCTCGTCGCCGCCGTCATCCTGTTCGTGCTGGCGTTCATCTTCTAG